In the genome of Lysobacter sp. 5GHs7-4, the window GGCCGCGCTGCCGCGCAACAAGACCGACGCCGAGTTGCGCGCGGTGGCCGAGCGCGGCGGCGTGGTCGGGATCTACCTGATGCCGTTCCTGCGCACCAAGGGCCAGCCGATGGCCGCCGACCTGATCGCGCACCTCGAACACGCGGTCAAGATCTGCGGCGAAGACCATGTCGGCCTGGGCAGCGACGGCACCGTGTCGGCTACGCGCCTGACCGCCGAGTACAAGGCCGAGCACCGCAAGTTCATCGCCGAGCGCCGCGCCAAGGGCATCTCGGCGCCGGGCGAAGCCGACGACGTCTACCTGATCCTGCCCGACCTCAACCACCCGCGCCGTTTCGAAACCCTGGCGGCGATGCTGTCGGCGCGCGGCCATTCCGACGCGCGCATCGGCAAAATCCTGGGCGGCAACTTCAAGCGGGTGATGAGCGAAGTCTGGGGTTGAGCGCCGGGCAGCGCGTCGCCGCGTCGACGTAGGGTGCGGTGAGCGCAAGCGAACCGCGCCGTCGCGTGGCTTCGAGGGATCGCGATGGTGCGGTTGTCACCGCACCTTACGAGACCGTGATCCGCGCAAGAGTTTTCGCAGGAGCAGTCCGGCCGGCTTCTGCTCTTGCCGTCATTCCCGCGAAAGCGGGAATCCAGTGACTTGGAAGATGCTTGCGTGCACGTTAGGCCTATCGGGGCTAGCTGTGCACCGAGACATGCTCCGCGACTTGAAGCTGTGCGCTGAAGTCACTGGATTCCCGCTTTCGCGGGAATGACGAGCTAAAAGCAACTGCGGAAACTGAAGGCGCACCGCGCGATACGCCTACGGGCCGATGGGGCACACCGACTCCCCTCAGAGCGCAGGCCCCGAATACCCCGCGATCTGCGCACGCAGCGCGCGCGCTTCCTGCAGCAGGCGCGCGGTTTCCGCGCGCTCCTCCATGCTCAGCGCCGACGGCCCGAGTTCGCGCAGCTTGTCGGCGATCTCGGCCTGGCGCTGTTCCACGGCCTGCAGCTCCAGCTGGCTGATGGTGCCCAGGAAATAGCGGTTGATGACCTGCTCGTCGCCGACGAAGCTGCCGGCGGCGAGTTTCTGCAGCGCCTTGGCTTCCTCGCGTTCGGCGAAGTGCTCGATCAGGGCGCCGGTGTTGATGTCCGGCCGCGCCGCGATCAGCTCGACGATTTCCGTCAGCAGCTCGATGCCGTTCTGGCGCAGCACCGCGAAGCGGTAGGGCGTGGGCAGCTCCAGCGCCAGCGACGGCTGCTGCAGCAGCAGCTCGATCGCCGCGCGCACCAGCGAACGCTTCTGCGGCGGCGCGTTGCCGCGCGCGCGCTGCGCGGGCACATGCGTGTCCGGCGTGCTCGCGCGCGCGCCGACGCCGGTCAGCTCGGTGAGGCGCTGACGCATCAGATCGCCGAAGGCGCCGTCGGGAATCTGCGCCAGCAGCGGCTTGGCGCGTTCGGCCAGACGGCCCTTGCCTTCCAGGGTGCCGAGGTTGACGTCGGCGGACAGCGAATCGAACAGGAACTGCGACAGCGGCGTGGCCTCGCGCAGGCGGCGGTCGAACCCTTCCGCGCCCTCGTTGCGCACCAGCGAATCGGGGTCCTCGCCGTCGGGCAGGAACAGGAAAAACGCCTGGCGCCCGTCCTTCATGCGCGGCAGCACCGACTCCACCGCTTTCCAGGCCGCGCCGCGGCCGGCGCGGTCGCCGTCGAAACAGAAATAGACATCGGCCGCGTTGCGGAACAGCAGTTCGGCGTGGT includes:
- the dnaG gene encoding DNA primase; the encoded protein is MARIPDAFIDDLLARSDIVELIGARIPLKRQGKEYSARCPFHDERSPSFTVSPTKQFYHCFGCGAHGTAISFLMNYDRLEFLDAVEELAKRLGVEVPRDTQQRNENSDSRDLYAAVEAASKFFQKQYGLSGKVQGYMDHRGVSADVRERFGIGYAPDGFNALRDALGTDERRMKLLERAGLFSKNDSGRVYDKFRDRVMFPIHDRRGRTIAFGGRVLDKEDGPKYLNSPETQLFHKGRELYGLWQVRQAHTKIPRLIVVEGYMDVVALFQHGVDTAVATLGTATTPDHAELLFRNAADVYFCFDGDRAGRGAAWKAVESVLPRMKDGRQAFFLFLPDGEDPDSLVRNEGAEGFDRRLREATPLSQFLFDSLSADVNLGTLEGKGRLAERAKPLLAQIPDGAFGDLMRQRLTELTGVGARASTPDTHVPAQRARGNAPPQKRSLVRAAIELLLQQPSLALELPTPYRFAVLRQNGIELLTEIVELIAARPDINTGALIEHFAEREEAKALQKLAAGSFVGDEQVINRYFLGTISQLELQAVEQRQAEIADKLRELGPSALSMEERAETARLLQEARALRAQIAGYSGPAL